In a single window of the Chloroflexota bacterium genome:
- a CDS encoding MBL fold metallo-hydrolase → MSQFKNVITVREGDMDGNRMVILLKTKQGRRINAIGVPQDNNSRTGPTWAYLFENDGLTLIDAGATGSYQYLADGVLAAGYQLRDIERVIVTHGHQDHDGAAGQLGQEADAQIWAHEIYAPLLQYNPWDIQRNPSSPLQRELQRVVSGDRERNGAEAARQTSGYAKRNKRYVETRRRFHVHRSVSQDETAGDLTFIHAPGHAPDELCITMDKLVFSGDHVLPEITPHPTTKTRFSPEVRKHIPQHLHCEDKSYGLLAYLRSLRLITNMDDDIAVLPAHRLYSKGKFNFENTARAEEILQHHVVRLGRVLHRMGNEPASLEHITRGVFARRKLAGGNLYMALSEIVAHIELLEDAGDLAMDEHLRLRATGSEHFREVVAGL, encoded by the coding sequence ATGTCCCAGTTCAAGAATGTGATTACCGTGCGGGAAGGCGATATGGACGGCAATCGCATGGTCATTCTACTGAAGACAAAGCAGGGCAGGCGAATAAACGCGATAGGCGTACCTCAGGACAACAACTCGCGAACAGGTCCCACCTGGGCGTACTTGTTCGAAAATGACGGACTGACGCTGATTGACGCAGGCGCGACAGGTTCGTATCAATATCTCGCAGACGGCGTGCTGGCAGCCGGCTACCAGTTGCGCGATATCGAGCGCGTTATAGTAACGCACGGGCATCAGGACCACGACGGCGCGGCAGGGCAGTTGGGGCAGGAAGCGGACGCGCAGATTTGGGCGCACGAGATTTATGCGCCACTGCTGCAATACAACCCGTGGGACATACAGCGCAATCCGTCGTCGCCGTTGCAGCGCGAACTGCAGCGCGTCGTGAGCGGCGACAGGGAGCGTAACGGGGCGGAGGCGGCGCGGCAGACCAGCGGCTACGCCAAGCGCAACAAGCGATATGTCGAGACGCGCAGGCGCTTTCACGTCCACCGCAGCGTCAGTCAGGACGAGACAGCCGGCGATCTGACCTTCATCCACGCGCCGGGCCACGCGCCGGACGAGCTTTGCATAACGATGGACAAGTTAGTGTTTTCGGGCGACCATGTGCTTCCCGAAATCACGCCGCACCCCACGACCAAAACGCGCTTCTCGCCGGAAGTTCGCAAGCACATACCACAGCATCTGCACTGTGAAGATAAGAGCTACGGCCTGCTCGCATATCTGCGGTCGCTGCGGCTGATAACGAACATGGACGATGACATAGCTGTCCTGCCCGCGCACCGCTTGTACAGCAAGGGCAAGTTCAACTTCGAGAACACCGCGCGCGCCGAGGAAATACTGCAGCATCATGTAGTACGGCTTGGCCGTGTCCTGCACAGGATGGGCAACGAGCCGGCATCGCTTGAGCACATCACGCGGGGCGTATTCGCGCGGCGCAAGCTAGCCGGCGGCAACCTATACATGGCGCTCTCCGAAATAGTCGCACACATCGAATTGCTAGAAGACGCCGGCGACCTAGCAATGGATGAGCATCTGCGCTTGAGAGCCACCGGCAGTGAGCACTTCCGTGAGGTGGTCGCCGGGCTGTGA